A window from Streptomyces syringium encodes these proteins:
- the rfaE2 gene encoding D-glycero-beta-D-manno-heptose 1-phosphate adenylyltransferase, with translation MSSHTDSRTDPRTGPRHHRRTRRGSGQQPLLVVGDTLLDQDIDGEATRLAPDAPAPVVDVRHHRSHPGGAGLAAALAARDGRTVVLVTALGDDQASDTVRQALAPRVHLVELSLDGTLPVKTRVRAGDRPLVRIDDGGGTPGEPGDAVREAFADAGAVLVADYGRGTARAVRSHLHTAARRAPVLWDPHPRGDTPVPEVRLATPNAAEARALAPPAAEPATGDSLRAHALRGAALARHWQAAAVAVTLGERGAILTRNGSDSPMLVPPPHPATGDPCGAGDCFAAVAAAALGDGALPEEAIQRAVAEAAAFVAAGGAGNPRLWDPQSPAPPPAHHCQDPFTLAAAVRARGGTVVATGGCFDLLHAGHVGLLESARRIGDCLIVCLNSDASIRRLKGPGRPLTPEADRVRVLSGLGCVDAVAVFHEDTPETLLRTLRPDVWAKGGDYTAETLPESAALREWGGQAVTLPYLAGRSTTELARRAALAPLTPPTTTRP, from the coding sequence ATGAGCAGCCACACCGATTCCCGCACCGATCCCCGCACCGGCCCCCGTCACCACAGGCGCACCAGGCGGGGGAGCGGACAGCAGCCCCTCCTCGTCGTCGGTGACACCCTCCTGGACCAGGACATCGACGGTGAAGCCACCCGCCTGGCACCCGATGCCCCCGCCCCGGTCGTCGACGTCCGCCACCACCGCAGCCACCCCGGCGGCGCGGGCCTCGCCGCCGCCCTCGCCGCCCGCGACGGGCGCACCGTGGTGCTGGTGACCGCCCTCGGCGACGACCAGGCCAGCGACACCGTCCGCCAGGCCCTGGCCCCCCGCGTCCACCTGGTGGAGCTCTCCCTCGACGGCACCCTGCCCGTCAAGACCCGCGTCCGCGCCGGCGACCGCCCCCTGGTCCGTATCGACGACGGCGGCGGCACCCCCGGCGAGCCCGGCGACGCCGTACGGGAGGCCTTCGCCGATGCCGGGGCCGTACTCGTCGCCGACTACGGCCGCGGCACCGCCCGCGCCGTGCGCAGCCACCTGCACACCGCCGCCCGCAGGGCACCGGTCCTGTGGGATCCCCACCCCAGGGGCGACACCCCCGTCCCCGAGGTGCGGCTGGCCACTCCCAACGCCGCCGAGGCCCGCGCCCTGGCGCCCCCGGCCGCCGAGCCCGCCACCGGCGACTCCCTGCGCGCCCACGCCCTGCGCGGCGCCGCTCTCGCCCGGCACTGGCAGGCCGCGGCCGTCGCGGTCACCCTCGGCGAGCGGGGCGCGATCCTCACCCGCAACGGCAGCGACAGCCCCATGCTCGTCCCGCCCCCGCACCCGGCCACCGGCGACCCCTGCGGGGCCGGCGACTGCTTCGCCGCCGTCGCCGCCGCCGCACTGGGCGACGGCGCCCTCCCCGAGGAAGCCATCCAGCGGGCGGTCGCCGAAGCAGCGGCCTTCGTCGCCGCGGGCGGCGCCGGCAACCCCCGCCTGTGGGACCCGCAGAGCCCCGCGCCGCCCCCCGCGCACCACTGCCAGGACCCCTTCACCCTGGCCGCGGCCGTCCGCGCCCGCGGCGGGACCGTCGTCGCCACCGGCGGCTGCTTCGACCTCCTGCACGCCGGCCACGTCGGACTGCTGGAAAGCGCCCGCCGTATCGGCGACTGCCTCATCGTCTGCCTCAACTCCGACGCCTCCATCCGCCGCCTGAAGGGACCGGGCCGCCCGCTGACGCCCGAAGCCGACCGCGTCCGCGTCCTGTCCGGGCTCGGCTGCGTCGACGCCGTCGCCGTCTTCCACGAGGACACCCCCGAAACCCTGCTGCGCACCCTGCGCCCGGACGTCTGGGCCAAGGGCGGCGACTACACCGCCGAGACCCTCCCCGAATCCGCCGCCCTGCGCGAATGGGGCGGACAGGCCGTGACCCTGCCCTACCTCGCCGGCCGCTCCACCACCGAACTCGCCCGCCGCGCCGCGCTCGCCCCCCTCACCCCGCCGACCACCACCCGCCCATGA
- a CDS encoding glycosyltransferase: MTATPRPGRTIALVSEHASPLAVLGGVDAGGQNVHVAHLAAALADHGHHVTVYTRQDAPHLPPRVALRPGVDVRHVPAGPPRHIPKDQLLPHMEQFGHFLADEWRHRPPDIIHSHFWMSGIAALAAARELGLPLVHTYHALGTVKRRHQRQEDTSPPDRIALEKAVGHGCDRIIATCRDEVRELAAMGIAADRTTIVPCGVDTTVFTPHGPAAPRPPRRHRLLQIGRLVKRKGAALSITALTALPGTELLIAGGPPPHQLHQDPEVRRLRETARRTGVADRVRFTGGLPRESIPALLRSADVVLCPADYEPFGIVPLEAMGCGTPVVATATGGHLDTVADPATGRLFTPGDPAALARAVTALLADPARRAACGAAGRRRVLTRYGWDQVAAATWDVYHDVLALHPSHPSRGRSEVTPGPAR; the protein is encoded by the coding sequence ATGACCGCCACCCCGCGCCCCGGCCGCACCATAGCCCTGGTCTCCGAACACGCCAGCCCCCTCGCCGTCCTGGGCGGCGTCGACGCCGGCGGCCAGAACGTCCACGTCGCCCACCTCGCCGCCGCCCTCGCCGACCACGGCCACCACGTCACCGTCTACACCCGCCAGGACGCCCCCCACCTGCCTCCCCGGGTCGCCCTGCGCCCGGGCGTCGACGTCCGCCACGTCCCCGCCGGCCCGCCCCGCCACATCCCCAAGGACCAACTCCTGCCCCACATGGAGCAGTTCGGCCACTTCCTGGCCGACGAGTGGCGCCACCGGCCGCCGGACATCATCCACTCCCACTTCTGGATGTCCGGCATCGCCGCCCTGGCCGCGGCCCGCGAACTCGGCCTGCCCCTGGTGCACACCTACCACGCCCTCGGCACCGTCAAGCGCCGCCACCAGCGCCAGGAGGACACCAGCCCACCGGACCGGATCGCCCTGGAAAAAGCAGTCGGCCACGGCTGCGACCGCATCATCGCCACCTGCCGCGACGAGGTCCGCGAACTGGCCGCCATGGGCATCGCCGCCGACCGCACCACCATCGTCCCCTGCGGCGTGGACACCACCGTCTTCACCCCCCACGGGCCCGCCGCCCCCCGCCCTCCCCGCCGCCACCGCCTGCTCCAGATCGGACGGCTCGTCAAACGCAAAGGCGCCGCCCTGTCCATCACCGCCCTCACCGCCCTGCCCGGCACCGAACTCCTCATCGCCGGCGGCCCCCCGCCCCACCAGCTCCACCAGGACCCCGAAGTACGCCGGCTGCGCGAGACGGCCCGCCGCACCGGAGTCGCCGACCGCGTCCGCTTCACCGGCGGCCTGCCCCGCGAAAGCATCCCCGCCCTGCTGCGCAGCGCGGACGTGGTGCTGTGCCCCGCCGACTACGAGCCCTTCGGCATCGTCCCCCTGGAAGCCATGGGCTGCGGCACCCCCGTCGTCGCCACCGCCACCGGCGGCCACCTCGACACCGTCGCCGACCCGGCCACCGGCCGCCTGTTCACCCCCGGCGACCCCGCCGCCCTGGCCAGGGCCGTCACCGCACTCCTGGCCGACCCCGCCCGCCGCGCCGCCTGCGGCGCCGCAGGCCGCCGCCGGGTCCTGACCCGCTACGGCTGGGACCAGGTGGCCGCCGCCACCTGGGACGTCTACCACGACGTGCTGGCCCTGCACCCGAGCCACCCGAGCCGCGGCAGGAGCGAGGTGACCCCCGGCCCCGCGCGCTGA
- a CDS encoding glycosyltransferase, which yields MNILLWHVHGSWTTAFVQGPHTYLVPVTEDRGPDGLGLARTFPWPESVRELTPHQLRDTPLDLIVLQRPHEEELAMRWLGGRRPGHDIPAVYLEHNAPHGHVPDTPHPCAGRGDLTLVHVTHFNRLFWDNGTTRTEVIEHGIVDPGHLYTGHLPRAAVVVNDPLRRGRTTGTDLLPALSEAAPLDVFGMGTEGLARHLGLTPARCRTADLPQAELHTTIARRRLYLHPVRWTSLGLSLLEAMHLGMPVVALATTEATEAVPAGAGVLSTRPRALAEAARHYLDHPAAAAEDGARARDAALARYGLKRFLADWEDVLQEAVRR from the coding sequence ATGAACATCCTGCTGTGGCACGTGCACGGCTCCTGGACCACCGCCTTCGTCCAGGGCCCCCACACCTACCTCGTCCCCGTCACCGAGGACCGCGGCCCCGACGGCCTGGGCCTGGCCCGCACCTTCCCCTGGCCCGAGTCCGTCCGCGAACTGACCCCCCACCAGCTCCGCGACACCCCCCTCGACCTCATCGTCCTCCAGCGCCCGCACGAGGAGGAACTGGCCATGCGCTGGCTCGGCGGCAGGCGCCCCGGCCACGACATACCCGCCGTCTACCTCGAACACAACGCCCCCCACGGCCACGTGCCCGACACCCCCCACCCCTGCGCCGGCCGCGGCGACCTGACCCTGGTGCACGTCACCCACTTCAACCGCCTCTTCTGGGACAACGGCACCACCCGCACCGAAGTCATCGAGCACGGCATCGTCGACCCCGGCCACCTCTACACCGGCCACCTGCCCCGGGCCGCCGTCGTCGTCAACGACCCCCTGCGCCGCGGCCGCACCACCGGCACCGACCTTCTGCCCGCCCTCAGCGAAGCCGCCCCCCTCGACGTGTTCGGCATGGGCACCGAAGGCCTCGCCCGCCACCTCGGCCTGACCCCCGCCCGGTGCCGCACCGCCGACCTGCCCCAGGCCGAACTGCACACCACCATCGCCCGCCGCCGCCTGTACCTGCACCCGGTGCGCTGGACCTCCCTGGGCCTGTCCCTGCTGGAAGCCATGCACCTGGGCATGCCCGTGGTGGCCCTGGCCACCACCGAGGCCACCGAAGCCGTCCCCGCGGGCGCCGGCGTCCTCTCCACCCGCCCCCGGGCCCTGGCCGAGGCCGCCCGCCACTACCTGGACCACCCCGCTGCCGCCGCCGAGGACGGAGCCCGCGCCCGCGACGCGGCCCTGGCCCGCTACGGACTCAAACGCTTCCTGGCCGACTGGGAAGACGTCCTGCAGGAAGCGGTCCGCCGATGA
- a CDS encoding glycosyltransferase family 9 protein, with the protein MTTGGHTLVVRLDSAGDVLLAGPAIRAAAAASARTALLCGPRGEAAARLLPGLDDILVYDAPWVGFDAPPARRADTDALLDALAARRFDRALILASYHQSPLPAALLLKMAGVPWIAADSEHYPGSLLDLRHHRAPHRHEAAAALDLAEAAGLRLPPGDSGALRVTCPAAAPHLTGPGPYLVVHPGAAVPARAWSAPRAARAVAALAAAGHRVVVTGGPAERDLTAAVAGRHALDLGGRTTLPELAAVIAAARTLITGNTGPAHLAAAVATPLVCLFAPVVPAHRWAPYRVPHVLLGHQDAPCAGTRARTCPVPGHPCLDSVTDAELLTAVDTLLTRTPGPGPDQEVTV; encoded by the coding sequence ATGACCACAGGCGGACACACCCTGGTGGTACGGCTCGACAGCGCAGGCGACGTGCTGCTCGCCGGGCCCGCGATCCGTGCCGCCGCGGCGGCCTCCGCCCGCACCGCCCTGCTGTGCGGGCCACGGGGCGAAGCCGCCGCCCGCCTGCTGCCGGGCCTGGACGACATCCTGGTCTACGACGCCCCCTGGGTGGGCTTCGACGCACCCCCGGCCCGCCGGGCCGACACCGACGCGCTCCTGGACGCCCTGGCCGCCCGCCGCTTCGACCGGGCCCTGATCCTCGCCTCCTACCACCAGAGCCCGCTGCCGGCCGCCCTCCTGCTCAAAATGGCCGGCGTGCCCTGGATCGCCGCGGACAGCGAGCACTACCCCGGCTCCCTCCTGGACCTGCGCCACCACCGCGCCCCCCACCGCCACGAAGCCGCCGCCGCCCTCGACCTCGCCGAAGCGGCCGGCCTGCGCCTGCCCCCCGGCGACAGTGGCGCCCTGCGCGTGACCTGCCCGGCCGCGGCCCCCCATCTGACGGGCCCCGGCCCCTACCTCGTCGTCCACCCCGGCGCCGCCGTGCCGGCCCGCGCCTGGAGCGCCCCGCGCGCCGCCCGCGCCGTCGCCGCCCTTGCCGCCGCCGGCCACCGCGTCGTGGTCACCGGCGGTCCGGCCGAACGCGACCTCACCGCCGCCGTCGCCGGCCGCCACGCCCTCGACCTCGGCGGACGCACCACCCTGCCCGAACTCGCCGCCGTCATCGCCGCCGCGCGGACCCTCATCACCGGCAACACCGGCCCCGCCCACCTCGCCGCCGCCGTCGCCACCCCCCTGGTCTGCCTCTTCGCACCCGTCGTACCGGCCCACCGCTGGGCCCCCTACCGCGTGCCCCACGTCCTCCTCGGCCACCAGGACGCCCCGTGCGCCGGCACCAGGGCCCGCACCTGCCCCGTCCCCGGCCACCCCTGCCTCGACTCGGTCACGGACGCCGAACTCCTCACCGCCGTGGACACCCTGCTCACCCGCACCCCCGGCCCCGGCCCCGACCAGGAGGTCACCGTATGA
- a CDS encoding D-glycero-alpha-D-manno-heptose-1,7-bisphosphate 7-phosphatase: protein MFTTSTPRTPPVPAGGPWLFPPGPPDPTAAPGPPDPTDAPGLLDLPGPPDPTAAPGGPGGPAPSRSQEPAPSRSPRLLTPPGPPRPPGGLPDAVLFDRDGTLIEDVPYNGDPRRVRLMPQARAAVDTVRSWGVPVAVVSNQSGVARGLLDHRRVRAVQGRVEELLGPFALWAVCPHGPGDGCACRKPAPGLIHAACRRLGADPRRVAVIGDIGSDVAAARAAGARGVLVPTALTRPQETAAAPEKAPDLLAAVRLLLPGGQGAR, encoded by the coding sequence GTGTTCACCACTTCCACCCCTCGAACCCCACCGGTCCCGGCCGGCGGCCCGTGGCTCTTCCCCCCGGGCCCCCCGGATCCGACGGCTGCCCCGGGCCCCCCGGACCCGACGGATGCCCCGGGCCTCCTGGACCTGCCGGGCCCCCCGGACCCGACGGCCGCCCCGGGCGGCCCGGGCGGCCCGGCCCCGTCGCGCTCCCAGGAGCCCGCCCCCTCCCGCTCACCCCGCCTGCTCACCCCGCCCGGCCCGCCCCGCCCGCCGGGGGGCCTGCCCGACGCTGTCCTCTTCGACCGTGACGGCACCCTCATCGAGGACGTCCCCTACAACGGCGATCCCCGCCGGGTGCGCCTGATGCCCCAGGCCCGTGCGGCCGTGGACACCGTCCGTTCCTGGGGGGTGCCGGTGGCGGTGGTGAGCAACCAGTCCGGTGTCGCCCGCGGTCTGCTGGACCACCGGCGGGTGAGGGCGGTCCAGGGCCGCGTCGAGGAACTCCTGGGCCCGTTCGCGCTCTGGGCGGTCTGCCCCCACGGCCCCGGCGACGGCTGCGCCTGCCGCAAGCCCGCCCCCGGGCTCATCCACGCCGCCTGCCGGCGCCTGGGCGCCGACCCCCGCCGGGTCGCCGTCATCGGAGACATCGGCTCCGACGTCGCCGCCGCCCGCGCCGCCGGGGCCCGCGGCGTTCTCGTCCCCACCGCCCTCACCCGCCCCCAGGAGACCGCGGCCGCCCCCGAAAAGGCCCCCGACCTGCTGGCCGCGGTACGGCTGCTGCTGCCCGGCGGACAGGGAGCCAGATGA
- a CDS encoding glycosyltransferase family 2 protein, giving the protein MPGPLPALAYAVVIPTLGRPSLTDCLRALDRGQGPRPTRIVLVDDRPLEDCTPLPVTVPARLRDLTDVVPGRAAGPAAARNAGWRAAAEPWIAFLDDDVLPGPTWAADLAADLAAAGARTAAVQAHITVPLPEGRRPTDWERTTAGLARARWITADMAYRRTALEESGGFDERFPRAFREDADLALRVLDAGWTITQGTRRTTHPVRPADRWVSLRTQAGNADDVLMNRLHGRTWWERAGAPRGRLPAHLAVSAAGAAALAAAAARRPRAAAGCGALWLAGCAEFAWARIAPGPRTGREVAVMAATSVLIPPAAVLHWLRGLARHRHAAPRPLPPRPPAPGRPPSTPAPATAPLPQTSP; this is encoded by the coding sequence CTGCCCGGCCCGCTGCCGGCGTTGGCGTACGCGGTGGTCATCCCGACCCTGGGCCGCCCCAGCCTGACCGACTGCCTGCGCGCCCTGGACCGCGGCCAGGGGCCGCGGCCCACCCGGATCGTCCTGGTCGACGACCGGCCGCTGGAGGACTGCACGCCCCTGCCCGTGACCGTCCCCGCGCGCTTGCGCGACCTCACCGACGTGGTGCCCGGCCGCGCCGCCGGCCCTGCCGCCGCCCGCAACGCCGGCTGGCGGGCGGCGGCCGAGCCGTGGATCGCCTTCCTCGACGACGACGTCCTGCCCGGCCCCACCTGGGCCGCCGACCTCGCCGCCGACCTCGCCGCGGCCGGCGCCCGCACCGCCGCCGTCCAGGCACACATCACCGTCCCGCTGCCCGAGGGCCGCCGCCCCACCGACTGGGAACGCACCACCGCGGGACTGGCCCGCGCCCGGTGGATCACCGCCGACATGGCCTACCGGCGCACCGCCCTGGAGGAGAGCGGCGGCTTCGACGAACGCTTCCCGCGCGCGTTCCGCGAGGACGCCGACCTCGCCCTGCGCGTCCTGGACGCCGGCTGGACCATCACCCAGGGCACCCGCCGCACCACCCACCCCGTACGCCCCGCGGACCGCTGGGTCTCGCTGCGCACCCAGGCCGGCAACGCCGACGACGTGCTGATGAACCGTCTCCACGGCCGGACCTGGTGGGAGCGGGCGGGCGCGCCCCGCGGCCGGCTGCCGGCCCACCTGGCCGTGAGCGCGGCCGGGGCGGCGGCACTGGCGGCCGCGGCCGCCCGCCGGCCCCGGGCCGCGGCCGGCTGCGGGGCCCTGTGGCTGGCGGGCTGCGCGGAGTTCGCCTGGGCCCGTATCGCCCCGGGGCCGCGCACCGGCCGGGAAGTGGCCGTCATGGCGGCGACCAGCGTCCTCATCCCGCCCGCCGCCGTCCTGCACTGGCTGCGGGGCCTGGCCCGCCACCGCCACGCCGCCCCGCGCCCGCTGCCCCCGCGCCCGCCGGCCCCCGGCCGGCCCCCCTCCACCCCCGCCCCGGCCACCGCCCCGCTTCCCCAAACCTCCCCCTGA
- a CDS encoding carbamoyltransferase family protein — translation MRILGINALFHDPAAALVIDGVTVAAAEEERFSRRKHGKRPVPFSAWELPGQAAAWCLSQAGLRPADLDAVAYSFDPRLARPADTMGLHDPWDHLRLTYAREAPGFLSEALPGLDPALVHFVPHHMAHAASSAYAAPGAENSSVLVLDGRGEATSHLAARRTGNHLEPLHGQELPHSLGLVYEELTAHLGFLRSSDEYKVMALASYGTPRLLPELRRHVHPTGDGGFRATGVPWQELCPPCRPGEAWTQAHADLAASTQAALEETLLDLARWLHGQTHDGVLTLAGGVALNCVANSRLAREGPFSRVWVQPASGDAGTALGGALLLSAGAGHTPRPPAGADLGRGWSDAELEAWLKTAQVPFERPEDVAETVAEALAGDAIVAWFQGRAEFGPRALGHRSLLAHPGRVGNLERLNDVKGREQFRPVAPMVLAHRAPEIFDGPLPSPYMLFVHDVAPRWRERIPAVVHVDGTARIQTVEADTEPLVARMLTAFERLTGLPVVVNTSLNTAGRPMVDDPRDALECFGSAPVDLLAMGPFVVRRREFFAAGRPDLATTTAGPQDKGCVR, via the coding sequence ATGCGCATCCTCGGAATCAACGCCCTCTTCCACGACCCCGCCGCCGCCCTGGTGATCGACGGGGTGACCGTCGCCGCCGCCGAGGAAGAACGCTTCTCCCGGCGCAAACACGGCAAACGGCCGGTGCCCTTCTCCGCCTGGGAACTGCCCGGCCAGGCCGCCGCCTGGTGCCTGAGCCAGGCCGGCCTGCGCCCCGCGGACCTCGACGCCGTCGCCTACTCCTTCGACCCCCGCCTCGCCCGCCCGGCCGACACCATGGGACTGCACGACCCCTGGGACCACCTGCGCCTGACCTACGCCCGCGAGGCCCCCGGCTTCCTGAGCGAGGCCCTGCCCGGCCTCGACCCCGCCCTCGTGCACTTCGTCCCGCACCACATGGCCCACGCCGCCTCCAGCGCCTACGCCGCCCCCGGCGCCGAGAACTCCTCCGTCCTCGTCCTCGACGGCCGCGGCGAGGCCACCTCCCACCTCGCGGCCCGCCGCACCGGCAACCACCTCGAACCCCTCCACGGGCAGGAACTGCCGCACTCCCTGGGCCTGGTCTACGAAGAACTCACCGCGCACCTGGGCTTCCTGCGCTCCAGCGACGAGTACAAGGTGATGGCGCTGGCCTCCTACGGCACCCCGCGCCTGCTGCCCGAGCTGCGCCGCCACGTCCATCCCACCGGCGACGGCGGTTTCCGGGCCACCGGCGTGCCGTGGCAGGAGCTGTGCCCGCCGTGCCGGCCCGGCGAGGCCTGGACCCAGGCCCACGCCGACCTCGCCGCCAGCACCCAGGCGGCCTTGGAGGAGACGCTGCTCGACCTCGCCCGCTGGCTCCACGGCCAAACCCACGACGGTGTCCTGACGCTGGCCGGGGGAGTGGCGCTCAACTGCGTGGCCAATTCCCGTCTCGCCCGCGAGGGCCCCTTCTCCCGGGTGTGGGTCCAGCCCGCCTCCGGTGACGCGGGCACCGCGCTGGGCGGCGCGCTGCTGCTGTCCGCCGGCGCCGGGCACACGCCCCGCCCCCCGGCCGGTGCCGACCTCGGCCGCGGCTGGTCGGACGCGGAACTCGAAGCCTGGCTCAAGACGGCCCAGGTGCCCTTCGAACGGCCCGAGGATGTCGCCGAGACCGTGGCCGAGGCCCTGGCCGGCGACGCGATCGTCGCCTGGTTCCAGGGCCGCGCGGAGTTCGGCCCGCGGGCCCTGGGCCACCGCTCCCTGCTCGCCCACCCGGGCCGGGTGGGCAACCTCGAGCGCCTCAACGACGTGAAGGGACGCGAGCAGTTCCGCCCCGTGGCCCCCATGGTCCTCGCCCACCGCGCCCCGGAGATCTTCGACGGCCCGCTGCCCAGCCCCTACATGCTCTTCGTCCACGACGTGGCCCCCCGGTGGCGCGAGCGCATCCCCGCGGTGGTGCACGTGGACGGCACCGCCCGGATCCAGACCGTCGAGGCGGACACCGAACCCCTCGTCGCCCGGATGCTCACCGCCTTCGAACGGCTCACCGGGCTGCCCGTGGTCGTCAACACCAGCCTGAACACCGCCGGCCGCCCCATGGTGGACGACCCCCGCGACGCCCTGGAATGCTTCGGCTCCGCCCCCGTGGACCTGCTCGCGATGGGCCCCTTCGTGGTGCGCCGCCGGGAATTCTTCGCCGCCGGCCGGCCCGACCTGGCCACCACCACCGCCGGCCCCCAGGACAAGGGCTGCGTCCGGTGA
- a CDS encoding NAD-dependent epimerase/dehydratase family protein has protein sequence MATTPAPRWEHAVVTGGAGFVGSHLCTALIDQGTAVTCVDDFCTGSRRNVAHLEGRAGFTLLPADVTQPFETAPADLVLHFASPASPADYLRLPLHTLETGSLGTRNALALARRHEARFVLASTSEVYGDPQQHPQSESYWGNVNPVGPRSVYDEAKRFAEALTTAEADGHGTRTGIVRLFNTYGPRMRGHDGRAVPTFIRQALAGEPLTVTGDGRQTRSLAYVDDTVRGILAMAASDLRGPVNLGNPTEITMLELARTVIELTGSSSTVRFIDRPTDDPAVRCPDITLARGKLQWEPRVPPAEGLARAISWFRAQAA, from the coding sequence ATGGCCACCACCCCCGCTCCCCGGTGGGAGCACGCGGTCGTCACCGGCGGGGCCGGTTTCGTCGGTTCGCACCTGTGTACCGCGTTGATCGACCAGGGCACCGCGGTGACCTGTGTCGATGACTTCTGTACCGGGTCCCGCCGGAACGTGGCCCATCTGGAGGGCCGGGCCGGTTTCACGCTCCTGCCGGCCGATGTCACGCAGCCGTTCGAGACCGCCCCCGCCGATCTGGTCCTGCACTTCGCTTCCCCCGCCTCGCCCGCCGACTATCTGCGGCTGCCGCTGCACACGCTGGAGACCGGCAGTCTGGGGACGCGTAACGCCCTTGCCCTGGCCCGCCGTCACGAGGCCCGTTTCGTGCTCGCCTCGACCTCCGAGGTCTACGGCGATCCCCAGCAGCACCCGCAGAGCGAGAGTTACTGGGGCAATGTCAATCCGGTGGGCCCGCGCAGCGTGTACGACGAGGCCAAGCGGTTCGCCGAGGCGCTGACCACCGCCGAGGCCGACGGGCACGGCACCCGGACCGGCATCGTGCGGCTGTTCAACACCTACGGGCCGCGCATGCGCGGCCATGACGGCCGGGCGGTGCCCACCTTCATCCGCCAGGCCCTGGCGGGGGAGCCGCTGACGGTGACCGGGGACGGGCGCCAGACCCGGTCGCTGGCCTATGTCGACGACACCGTCCGCGGCATCCTCGCCATGGCGGCGTCCGACCTGCGCGGGCCGGTCAATCTCGGCAACCCCACCGAGATCACGATGCTCGAACTGGCCCGTACCGTCATCGAGCTGACCGGTTCCTCCTCCACCGTCCGCTTCATCGACCGGCCCACCGACGACCCGGCCGTGCGCTGCCCGGACATCACCCTGGCCCGCGGCAAGCTCCAGTGGGAGCCCCGCGTCCCGCCCGCCGAGGGGCTCGCCCGGGCCATCAGCTGGTTCCGGGCCCAGGCCGCCTGA
- a CDS encoding DUF2795 domain-containing protein: MAETNPIELQKALKGAPYPADREKLVAVAKKNKAGNDMVEKISHLDQKSFESPADVQKAVFGTE, translated from the coding sequence ATGGCCGAGACCAACCCCATCGAGCTCCAGAAGGCCCTCAAGGGCGCGCCCTACCCCGCCGACCGGGAGAAGCTCGTCGCCGTCGCGAAGAAGAACAAGGCGGGCAACGACATGGTGGAGAAGATCTCCCACCTCGACCAGAAGAGCTTCGAGAGCCCCGCGGACGTGCAGAAGGCCGTCTTCGGGACGGAGTAA